The Piliocolobus tephrosceles isolate RC106 chromosome 4, ASM277652v3, whole genome shotgun sequence genome contains the following window.
GTATTGATGTATAAAAGCATATTCCTAAATATTAACGCCCGTCAGTGAAAGGATTGTATAGAGCTAAAGTGAGTGGTGCCTGCCTTACTACTGAAACGTTTAAAAAAGCCTTTCATGCATTCCTTAAAGTAATTGAATTCATAATTATATCTTATAACAGTGTTACAAATCAGACTTGCTCCCATATTTGTGATGGTCTTGATCGTCAGTTGTGATATCAGCCAAACTGATAGCTGGGTTCCCCGTTCTTGTGGATTAACTAACTTTGGCCCCACTTAAAACATGAAAAGCTATTATTACTTCCTGAAGagtttttaaatctgtgagaagGGGGGAAAAAATAACCTTTACTGTACTGGTATCTGATACTTGCCCAGGTAAAATTGTGTGCCACACCATGCCATTTTAACAAAGGCATTACTAACCCCCAGGTGATGACCCACTTTTTCAAACAAGGAATTTCAAGATACTAGATGGAATGTGGGTAACCTCTTAGAGTTTGTTTTACTGGAGTCTGAAATTGTACGATTTCCATACATTCCTTCATTCTACTAATAAGTCATGGAATCCCTCCATGCTGGACTCTGGGGATAAAGTGTGCAACAAGATAGACATGATCCATGGCATAAGAGAGTTCACTCAGTGTGGCAGAGAAGACAAACAGTAAAGAAGAGACTGTATTGTTGCCATTGTAGTAAATGCTATGGGAGGAGGGGAGTCCTGACTTCATCTAGGCACCATGACACTTTACATGAATTATGTTACTAACTCCTTACTAGAGTagcatgcccattttacagatcaagaGTGTGGGGCTTAAAGAGACCAAGTGACTCACCCAGagtcacatagctaataagtggAAGAGCTGGGATGACAGTTCTAGAAGTCTGCCTGGCCCTCAAACTGGGGCTCTTTGCATGTGCCACCCATGCCATCTGTgactatatctttttattttttaataataactcCCTTTTCTAATTAAAggtaacaaacaaaataaaacttgaaaaagagATGCCCACCCAAGTGTCACTGGCATGCTGATGCTGGCACCAGTGTTGGGAAGCCCTTAGCATACTCCAGGAAGTAGGAGTGTGTAACGTGGGGTCCCTTTGTCCTTCATGCGAGGGTTTCAAGAATGTAGAAAACCTATGAAATtgcacacacaaaaatttgttttaatccTCAAGACTCTCAAACTTACCATGCTGAGGAAATGTGGGATGAGGGATGGTGCTGCCTGGTATCAGCTGATCGGCCAGAGCCAAAGGAGGTGATCCGCCACCATCACCTCTCCTGGACAGTGCTCTGTGGTTTCAAATGTAGGTGATACTAAAATGGGAGTTGTTTCTTAGAACCATGGCCAGGGTTCCCTTGACCCTGAAATGCAGTTCACCTGAGATTGTCAAATGCATCTGAGCCATGCAGAGGAAGGGCTGGGCACACAGCTAGTGGGAAAACCTCAGCGTAAGTGGGTATAAAGGAATCACCAGGAGATACCAGGAATCTCCACTGTTTCCCTTACAGTGTGCCAGCCTCTGGGTTTTACAGGCCCATGTAATTGCAGTACCTCTGTGTGCATTTCCCTACTGCCTGGAATGACTTTTTTTTACTATCCATGATATATAAAACACAGAAATGCCAAATTGTTCCCTCACCTCTTCCTCTAGGTCCAAGCTAATATGTTATTGGTTGCCTTCTATACTATGTTGTCTTATTGCCTTTCCCAACAAGCCTTTGAGATAAGTATTATGTCCTTTTTATAGATaaagagactgaggctcagagagtaaCTTGGCCAAAATTCAAGCCTCTGTCTGTTTAACTTCAAGCCTGTGAATGTACTCACTGGTGCCCTGTGCCAGCTAGTACTTTGCTACAGTCATAACCTAGACTGAAGTGATAGCCATGCCCCTAAAACTTCATGCTGCAGTGACAGCACTGAGCAGTGTCCAAGAAGACTTGACTTCTAGTCCTGTCTCTGCCACTCACAAACTTTATAAGGAAAAAAGTACATAGCAAGGTCCCCCCTACGGTGAGCAGCAGTTCTGACAAAGCTGTGATTTGTCAATATTCAGTCACCCAACCCAGGAATGCTCATTTTTAAGGTATTTGGCTGAAACAGTTGAGCATTGCCCTTCATATAATCTAAAACAGTGGTTTCAGAACCCGTGTTCCTCCAGACCATGGGTGCTCTGCAAGGTGAATGGAGTTGTTTCAGAATGTTTCAATAATCATCTCTACCTCGTTTGTAAGTGGCATGTCATTGTTGCAAtctgaaaattttcataaaccCTGGATACTAACCTAGACTGGTTTCTATATCAGATGGTGGCTGATTTAACACAAAATTatgcatttcattatttcatgGTGGATATATCACTATGTTGTGGTCTTTTCCCAATGAACACTTTGATTTGCAGGGGTTCTGAACCCTGAACATGGgttaaaccagtggttctcaaggtGTGGTCTCAGCGCCAGCAGCATCTGCTTCACCTGGAAACTTTCTAGAAATGCATATTCTCAGGCCCTCATCCCTGCTGAATGAGATACTCTCGGGGTGGGACTCAGCTGTCTGTTGTAGCAATGCTTCCAGGTTATCCTGACAGTCACTCAAATTTTAGAACCACTAGGTTCTCTATGTGGGAGAGAGTCATCTTTGAACTTGGAGAACAAGAGAAGCTAAACCCCTACAGCAAGGGCTGGTGACCAGGTCATTGCCAGAACTTGAAGGTTCGCCTCTGTGTTACCTTTCCTGTCCCTAACCCAAGTCCTTCAGCTCTGGGTGTCCCAGCACACACTGCCTTATGCTGCCGTGATGCAGATGTGTGGCTCATCTCCCCAGCTGGCGGGGAGGCATCTAACACActgacttaataaatatttattgagtaaaagTATTTGCTCCTAGGAAGCGGGATCCAGGTAAGCCCTTTTTTTCTCAACTGCTTCTAGCCCAGTGCTCTTTATGTAGTAAGCACTAAATAAACAACTGCTAGATGTTGATCCAGAAAGTCACATTCCTTCTATAAGCTTTAAGtttctcatcttaaaaataaGAGGATTGTATCAGATGGCTTGCCTTAGGTCTCTTTCAGCTCCAGAGCCCCAAATACCCTATGGTTCTCTATTTGGAGATGTTCTTCCCCAGAGACTGCCATAGAACTCCTGTAATTTACTTAGTATTTGCTTGACAGTATGGAGAAGAAAGGGGGAgaatcaagattttattttttaaaaaaagtagctAGAATGTGTATATGGTTCACAAAGTTAACAAGAATTATtgacattctttcttctctttttccttcctcttccttctcttttcctccttctcttccccctgcttctctcccttcttATAGATGTGTCACCAGCAGCTGGTCATCTCTTGGTTTTCCCTGGTTTTTCTGGCATCTCCCCTCATGGCCATATGGGAACTGAAGAAAGACGGTAACCAGCCTCTCATTATTCTCTGTGGAGGCCCCACTTCTAAGCCAGGACTCCTGGGCAGCCACTGGTGGGAAATCAAACTGAAATGGGCAACCATGCACTGGGTCCTCTAGAGAAAGCCATCACTCTGGGAAAATGCAATGCCATATCTCTCTTTTCCACCTCGATGGTATCTATATTGTTTGGTTTTCACATTGGATGACATTGGTACACTATGGTAGGAAAAAACATATGATATTTTCTAGTATTACTAAAAACCAGCTGTTTCACACAATTAAAATTCCAAAGTGGAGGATTTGCAAAGTATAACAACTGTGTTCATTTCTCATTCCACCACATGATACTGCCCCCTCAGTTGGCACTGTGATGACTTACCTCTGACCAAGCACTTTGGAGGGAGCATAGGATTCAGACTCATATTGACTTGGGTTCAAGCCCTAGGTCTGTCAATGATTGGTTATGTAACTTTGAGCTGGGTCACCTGTAATCCTGaatttcctcaactataaacTAGATGTTACAAAGCGGATGCCTACCACATGGTTTATTCAATGGGCTAATGAATGCAAAATACAACTCAACagatagaaaaatgaaagtaaatgtcAGCTAGTGTTACTattttggttgtttaaaataTCTCTCATGATTCAAGAGATACTTTTTATTATCCCAATGATCAGTAAAAATTATTAGTTGACTAATAGAATAGTTAATGGTAAAATAAGGGTTTCTGCCCATCCTTCTAGGATCTCACACTCAGTAAATGTGCATTCTGATCGTTGGCTGTACCTGAAAGACCCTCAGATGTTTATCACTGAAGCCAACATCATGATGTTGGCAATTACTATCtttaattgtataaaataatagTTCGTGTTTATTGAGGGCagtgtctcatttaattctcacaagagCCATATGAAGTAGAGACTGTCtgtatcccattttatagatgctggaaactgaggccagagagattaagtaacttgcccaatgtcacaaaCCTGGTAAGGGTAGAACAGGGACTTGATCCCATTTCTGTCTTGCTTCAAAGCCGGTGCACTTAAATTTGTGAAAAAGTTTTTACAAggacatgaaataattttttcctggGTCTTTGGAGAGCTGAATAAGAGGAAATGGACATAAATTCAGGATGAAAAGGTTTCAGCTGATGATCAGAAATAATCTTTTGGTATTCTGGAGAGCACCATCTTGAAATGGGTACTTGGAAGAAATTTGGGACCACTCCTCTCTTCTCAAGAATTTTGGGAAGACAGCAATCCAGCCACACCTTCTATATGAGGGTTTCAGAGATTTAGACACTCTCTTAAGTACAGGCAAAGGCCTGAGCCAGGGGTATATGGCAGATCTCTTCCAACCCTGGGCTTGTTAGTGAGCTCAGGAACCTTGGCCCTGGCATATTTGACCCCTTAGTGACTTCTGATTTGGTAAACCACAGAAATTCCAGAAAATCAATGTAAGATACGCTCTGAGGTGTGACTTAAGAGGGCAGATGATGCAGTGAGGCTAAGTGCCAGGTTCTTGATGCTCTTCTTCAGCTTTCCTCCTGCAGCTGTTTTCCCTGCTGTTGAGCAAATGTCTTCTAGggcttctgagcctcagttgggACAGGAAAGTAACCATGCTGTTCAGGTGTCAGGGGgacaaaaaaaaactaggaaaagTCAAACGTGCCACATGGTTTTACATCAGCACAGCTAATCATTTCCCCAGAGTTGGACCCCAAATGCTTTTGACCTCTTATTTTTGTGATCCATTCAGTTCTTATAATCCAATTGATGTAAAGTGAAAACTTTATATATTCTACAATGCTTTACATCCGGAGGCCAATAACAAGAACCACCATTTATAAAGCATGTAAGGGCACTGTGTTAAACTCTTATGTGAATGAGCTTATAGAATCCACATATCGACCTTCTAAAGCAAGggctaatatttttcttattttcaagatGATGACACTGAGGCTTAGAGTAGTTGAATGTCTTGCCGAATGCCACAAGACTGGAGTAAGGGCTAGAGCTGCTTCTAAATCCAGGCCTCTGCCACTCCAAAATCCAGGCTCTCAACCACTGTGACTCATAAACTTGAGCAGGCATCAACATCATCTGGAGAGCTTAAAAACCAAATGACTGAATCCATCCCAAGGATTCTGATTCAGCagctgagaatttgcatttctgatccATTCCCAGGTGGTGCTGCTGATGGTGTTTCATTGATCATGCTTTGGGAACTACTACATTAAACAATTCTGTTCAGTTAATAATTTATGCATGGATAAAAACATGAATGAAGCTTTGCTATAACACACTCTGAAATACTATGCTAAGTCATTCCTCAAAGGCCAGTTTAGACACCAGCATTAGGCATCCCTTGCAAAGCCAAGAGACAAAAGGTCTGTGATGTAGCCCTTGTACTTCTGACTTGATGTGACCATGCTTAGATCCTTGGCCTCAGTACCCTTCTTCATTAAATGGGAAGACTAAGATCTACTGGATTGCGTCATAAGAGTGTAAGATagctaaaaacaataataataatacagagaGAATGAAAATCTCCATTGGTAAtttaaaacagaggaaaataaatccttAAATATCCATGGAAAATTGTTAAGAGAGTTTCTCTGTACAGCTGGCTGACTCTTCAGTCTATAAATAACAATAACTAACACAGAATTTACTGTGtggcagacactgtgctaagtactttacatgctattttttttttcatttaatcctcagtcAAATGTATGGCAGATACTGTTATGATtatcattttacaggtgaggaaactgaggctcatgaTAATTAAGTACCTTGTTCCAAATCCCCCAGCTggttagtggagacaggattacAGTCTTGGTTAGTTGTTCTCGACACCTTGAGCTTTTAACCACTATGTTATTCTGCTAAATATTGTACTCTGCCGTATTCTTTATGAACCTGAAATTGTGCTGGAAGTTTCTCTCCCCTAGACCTTTGGCAAAGAGTCTTGTGCTGTTTGCAGTTTTTGGTATATTAAGGTATTTCCAATTTGCTGAATAATAAAAGGTTACTATTAAAGGCAGCCTTCCAGTCAATGAGTTGATGGCAGCTATAAaactctttgtttctcttttccatgACCTTGAGCCCAAGCAGGGTCTAATGCCTTGAGATCATCTCAGCAAGCATTTGTCAAATACTTGTTGTGAAAAAGGTTGTGTTTAGGCAGTGAGGATGCCCAAAGGGTTAATGAAACACAGTCCCAGAGTTCCTGGAGCTTACAGCCTGGTTCTTTACTTCCTGTGCATTCCAGTTTATGTTGTAGAATTGGATTGGTACCCGGATGCCCCTGGAGAAATGGTGGTCCTCACCTGTGACACCCCTGAAGAAGATGGTGTCACCTGGACGTTGGACAAGAGCGGTGAGGTCTTAGGCTCTGGCAAAACCCTGACCATCCAAGTCAAAGAGTTTGGAGATGCTGGCCAGTACACCTGTCACAAAGGAGGCGAGGCTCTAAGCCATTCGCTCCTGTTGCTTCACAAAAAGGAAGATGGAATTTGGTCCACTGATATTTTAAAGGACCAGAAAGGTAATTCTATGCCCTTGGATAGTATCCATTTTCTCTTTCGCTCATaagagttaaaaacaacaacaacaacaaattgaaAAGCCAAGTCATGATAAGTGTAGTTCATGAATTAACATCAAGTCTCTTATTGATGTTAACCtccattttcctttgctttcctggACCCTTTGGGTTATCAGCCATCAAAATTTCATATTAAGGGAGTTTCATGGTCAGTCTGAATGCTTAgcctaatgttttctttaaataatggTGGTATTATTTAATGGCTAATGGAAATTAACCAATAGTGTATCGCTCTGCACTGGGGTGATAGCCTTCAAAAAATGAATGCCTCTGCTGGGCATGTTAGGTGTGTAGTGTACTCTGCAGAATCAACACCCTACTAGGAGACCCTCCCAATCCTGATGGAGCTACCCAAGAGGGAACGCGTGGAAGACCTTCACCCTGTACCATCTGGTGACCTGTGATTCATCACAATGAAAACCTTTCTGCAAAAAACTCCTAAATAttgaatttttgttcttttcaaatcCAGAACCCAAAAATAAGACCTTTCTAAGATGTGAAGCCAAAAATTATTCTGGACGTTTCACCTGCTGGTGGCTGACGACAATCAGTACTGATCTGACATTCAGTGTCAAAAGCAGCAGAGGGTGAGTGAAACTGCTCTGGTTTCTCAGCATTTTGCTAGAACTATTTCATTAAGAAATTAAGGGCAACCTCTCAGTGACCTATCAGTTAATGAAAAAGGGGAAAACAAAGTCAAACCCATATTTTTTCAACCGCCCTTCCTTGTCTACATTGAAGAAAGAACATGGAGATTTTAGCCAATCGcttgaataaatatatgtgttaGGGCAGGATATTATTGGGAACTGAGAATAGTCTCTGCTGTGTTTGAACCCACTCATCCAAATTGCCTGGCCATGCTTCCTGATGGCTCATAGCACCAAAGAAAGGGATAAAAGGAGAATTCAAACCTACAAATGACTTGCTGAAATTGCACCTGgagtcaaaaataaaaacaagagctCCAGGGTGTAGATCTTAGTGGCCCTGAAGCAGACTCCAGAACTCGATGAGGCCTCTCGAAATTTTCCCAGGGCCACCTCAACTCCTTTTACTTCTGCTGACACCACTAATCTGAAGTTCACTGTTGCTCCAATGCACTGGACTTTCCCTAAGAAAGCAATTTCCATAAATACAAGACCTATGTGTTAACCCCCATGTGACTTACTTTAATCATCACCTAAGCAAACCTCAGGTAACCATCCTGAATTTACTATTCTTTCACTGAGTAAATTAAGCATTGGGGTCTcactttttcatctttaaaaggaaaatgcttaCTAAAGAAATGTTTCTCCAAGTGCATAAAGACATAATCAGCAgaggaatggttaaataaaacatGGCACACTATACTCTGGTTTAATGTGCAGTCATTGAAATGGATAATCCAACCTATATGTTTTGTCATGGAGAGCTCCCCATAATATGTTCAGGGGGAAAAGGGTAGTTACATAATCATATGTATACAATTTGATCCtagttcataaaaataaaatccatatgaatatttataggtaaaatatatatagtggATATATATAATGTGGAGATATATATTAcatggattatatatatataatgtgtttatatatataaattatatatatatatatatataatgtggaTATACAATCATCTTGAATATTCATTGaaaaagttctggccaggcacagtggctcacacctgtaatcctaactctttgggaggctgaggcagaatgattgcttgaggccaggagttcaagaccagcctaggcaacatagtgagaccccatctcagcaaatattaaaaataaaaaaattaggtgggtgtggtggcacacacctgtagtcccagctacttgggaggcagagggaggggatcacttgagcctaggagtttgaggctacagtgaggtctcatcccaccactgcactccagcctgggtgacagagcaagaccctgtctctttaaaaaaaaaaaaaaagagagagaatgagagaaagaaagaaaaagaaaaaggaaggtcTGGAAGGATACAACAAGCTATTATTAGTACTTATACCTGCGGAGAGCAGTTAAGGCTGAAAGAGGcatatctttctttcctttatatggATCTTTATCatctttacttttataattagtgtgtattgatttgtgtattgattttataattaaaatgggaaaaatgaattTAAGTTTTTAACAAGGGGGTTTAATAATCAGGGATTCTagatctaaaacaaacaaacaaacgaacaaaaactTCCATATTCATTTAGTCCAGAGACATGTAAGTGCTCTTGAAGCTAACCTTTTTCTCCTGGGGAGGGCGGTTTCTTACCTTCTGGGTAGAAATCAGCCCAGTTGGAGAAACTGTCCTTGGACAACAGTTGAGGCCTTACCTGCCTTACTGGCTACAATCACTCTCCCTAATGTGTAACACAGGCTAATTTCTGTCTTTGACTTCAGCTCTTCTAACCCCCAAGGGGTGACATGCGGAGCCGCTACGCTCTCTGCAGAGAGGGTCAGAGGGGACAACAAGGAGTATGAGTACTCAGTGGAGTGCCAGGAGGACAGTGCCTGCCCAGCCGCTGAGGAGAGGCTGCCCATTGAGGTCATGGTGGATGCCATTCACAAGCTCAAGTATGAAAACTATACCAGCAGCTTCTTCATCAGGGACATCAGTGAGTGTTGCATGATTATATGTGCTCCATAAGGAAAGATACCATTTGTCACATGTTCACAATGCCCCATGCACTGGGGTAGGTGGTTGACAAGCATTATCTCTTTTATTCTGcatccaaaaacaaaatacaatgtaGATactattatctgcattttaaggAGGAGGAAATCGAGTCTTAGAAAAGGTAAGCAACTTGCCCCAGATCTCAGATCTTACAGCTAGCAGTTCTAATCCAGATCCGCTCCACTAGAGCTGCTCTTTGCTGCACTTTGATTCAGCTGCCAGATAGTTTCCATGATGAATCCCAGAGCCTAATCTAGCCTAATATTCATATTCAGAACCAGGGCTTCCCTACTAGTGGCAATTATTCCCAACCAATCTTTCCTTAGCATTTGAAAAGGGacttctttcttagaatttaaaCCCTTCCAAAATGGACATCTATTTGTTTTAATTGGCAGATAGGGATTTCACCATACGTCATTTCCTTTACTATTTATTCATGGACCAGGCAGCATGATAAAGTGTAACAGAATCAGAGAACTTGCTTCAAAACTTATGGAGGGTTTGTACTTGGTGGGTGGGGTCTAGTTCACATAGGGTGGCcaaggaaggcctctctgaggaagtgacGTTTAGCTGACACCAAAAGGAAAGATGTCAGTTGTTTTAAGAGCAGAGGGAAGCATATTTGCGAAGGACCTGCTAGGAGCCGTGATCTTTGTGTGGAGCAGCGCCAGGCCTACAGAGCCCAACCACATACCCTAGCATATCTCCCCCTCCTCTTATGTAGAAGACCTAATTGAGGAAGGAGTCTTTGTGAAACTCACTGCTGTATCCTTCATGCATAGTCCAGTGGCTGGAACATAATGGGTGCTCGGTATTTATGGAATAAACAAGCACATTGAGCATAGAGACAATTGACTATAACTGCTCCAAGCCATGTCAGCACCAAAAACtatgaaaagacaagaaaaggggcagtaaatagaaaaatctatCTTCTCATCCCCAGGGAGAGGCTCACCTCAGTTCCATGTTCAGTGCAAAGTGAGGGATTAGCACAGAGAGGATGGTCCTTCAGTGCATGGTCCATAACCATTAAAGCAGAGGTCTTCTCACTGTGCAGTCCCATCTGATTGTTCAGTGACGAGGATTCTGAGCATCTCTCAGATCCTGCAACAAATGTGGATCTGAGACGTGGCCATTGAGAGCGACTGCCTTCCGTAGGCAGTGGCGTGAGCACCTGTGAGCATGTTTATCCTCTTCCACAGTCAAACCCGACCCACCCAAGAACTTGCAGCTGAAGCCATTAAAGAATTCTCGGCAGGTGGAGGTCAGCTGGGAGTACCCTGACACCTGGAGCACTCCACATTCCTACTTCTCCCTGACATTCTGCATTCAGGTCCAGggcaagagcaagagagaaaaggtAAGAAGTGATTCAGGTGCAGTATATTCCTGGGTCAGTTTTATGGAGACCCACCATAAAGTGAGAAGatgaataatgataataacaactaCATCCATGTATCACTTAgcaacagggatatgttctgcGAAATTCATCGTTAGGCAGTTGTATCATTGTGCAAACATATGTGGTGTACCCACACAAACCTACATGCTATAGCCTACCACACATCTGGGCTTTATGAtctagcctattgctcctaggctgcaaacctgtacagcatgttcctgtactgaatactgtaggcaattacaGCACAACGGTTTGTATATCTAAATAGAAAAGATACAGCAAAAATGCAATATTATAACAATATAGGACCACTGATCATATATGTGATCCTTCTTTGACTGAAATGTTATTATGTGATGCATAATTCCTTTTTTTCAGCACTTTTCTATGTGTCTAGAACTGTGCCAAGGGTTTTCcatgtttatttcacttaatctacAAAATTAACCTGACAAAGGCAGCTGgtgttattcttgtttttttaccCCCTTTTTCTGTGGAAAAGAGGTTTTCCTTTTGTCCAGAAACTGTGGCAAGGTAAAGCAAAGCTGTAGCTGATGCAGGAATTTTGTGTAGGTGTTAGCAGCACTGCCCTCACTATGTGCTCATTGGACAGTAGCCCAACCCCAAGAAAAGGGTGGTTGGTAGCCAGTAGTATTATCATCATTTCACAAGTGATtgaagactcagagaggttaagtgactttcccaaggtcacccagctcgGAAATGACAAAACCAGGACACAAACTCAATCTGCCAGACAGAAAGGCCATGCACTAACCACCCCCCCACCTCTGATATTGGTCATTGATCTTGGCACTCAGAATCAGTCCTGATAGAGGAGACCTGGGCTTCAGAAGTCTAAAATTGCTGTTTCAACTGAGTCCATGTAGTGAATGATAGGACAGGCAAGTGATATTACCCCCAAAATAGATAGCTCCTGGCTGTTCcagatattataaaattattttattaaacagaATATCTACACTTACAGAGGCTAAGATATTGGCTTCCCAGCTTCCTCGCCTTACAACAGAATTCCTTTGCCTACTGCAAGGTTCCAGAGGCCCTTTTGTACAGCCCCAGACTCCTTTGACCCCACTTTTAAAATCACTGGACAAAGCCCTAATTCAGCATAACATTTAGCATGTGGTAGAAATTCAGTAAGCTAGTTActctctgggaaaaaaattaggtggggAGGCTATTCTGCAATAGatatttatctaaatattattttatgtcttgGCAAGTACTTTCCCTATTTAAGATCTGTATGATTAATAGGTGATATTGAGTGCTTCCTATGTGCTAAAGACTTGCTAACAGTTTGACATGATTTTTACCTTGAACTTCTACAATTCTATGAAGTAGGCATTATTGTCATCCCTATTTATAAGtgaggaaacagacacagagaacCTAAGCTATTTTCCTGAAGTTACACAGCTATTAAGTAGCAGTGACAGGATTTGAAGGCAAGTTTTCTGATGAAATGATCAGGATATGGTATTTCTGAATATCTCAGGGATGGCTAGAGcaaatctgtctctctctcaccatCAGCTCAGGACTGGGTGACTGGCCATGGGGCCTTGAGGCAAGGCAACTGTGCTAGAAAGATGAAAGCTGGGTCAAACGATTTCTCCCTCAAGGGCTTACAAAGTACAAAAGCTGCACCTATATGTGGAGTGTCTGCCAGTAGGTGGTGCAAGTTCTACGCACGCCCCTGTGAATTGCAAGCGTAGTGTCTTAAGACCAAGATGGACTTGTTTTGGGAGAGTATGCGTTGCAGAAAGAGGCTCGGCTTACCCTGTGACTATGTTGCCAAGGGGCCTTCACagctttccttctcttttgcAGAAAGAGAGAGTCTTCACAGACAAGACCTCAGCCACGGTCATCTGCCGCAAAAATGCCAGCTTTAGCGTGCAGGCCCAGGACCGCTACTATAGCTCATCTTGGAGCGAATGGGCATCTGTGCCCTGCAGTTAGGTGAGCAGGCCCTCAAAGCCCAGTCCAGACCTGCACTCTCA
Protein-coding sequences here:
- the IL12B gene encoding interleukin-12 subunit beta, with the protein product MCHQQLVISWFSLVFLASPLMAIWELKKDVYVVELDWYPDAPGEMVVLTCDTPEEDGVTWTLDKSGEVLGSGKTLTIQVKEFGDAGQYTCHKGGEALSHSLLLLHKKEDGIWSTDILKDQKEPKNKTFLRCEAKNYSGRFTCWWLTTISTDLTFSVKSSRGSSNPQGVTCGAATLSAERVRGDNKEYEYSVECQEDSACPAAEERLPIEVMVDAIHKLKYENYTSSFFIRDIIKPDPPKNLQLKPLKNSRQVEVSWEYPDTWSTPHSYFSLTFCIQVQGKSKREKKERVFTDKTSATVICRKNASFSVQAQDRYYSSSWSEWASVPCS